The Sesamum indicum cultivar Zhongzhi No. 13 linkage group LG6, S_indicum_v1.0, whole genome shotgun sequence genomic interval AGCCTTGATCCGCTTTCGCattctttttttcccattCCCATTACGTTCCTCTAACTCCTCATTATCTTCGTCATCGTCTTCGTATTCAACATAATCGAACTCATCTCCATTATCGTCCACTCGTCTCGACACTTCCTTTTCATGTTCATGATCATCAACAACTTTTGGTACGATGCAATTGCCATTGTTTTTGCAAGTCGATTGATCGCCTCTCTTCTTGCCCCACCGTGGCCCGAAACCTgaataatagtaaaattcaTACGGATTCGACGAGGATGAGGCCTTCTTGGGACGGGGACGGCGGCGGGACTCCGGTGGTGCTGGCTTTTCTGGTTTCTTCGCGGCGTGGTGAGCCAGGCTGTTGTAGTTTTTCACCAAGGATAAATGATGCTCGCATAATGAATTTCCTTTGGTGGCCTCCCTCTTGCATTGCCAGCTCTTTCCGTCCGTCTTGCAGCACAAAATGATTTGCTGGTTTCTCGCAGGAGGCTGCTCCTCCGCCTTAACAGTGGTGGAGTCATCGGAATATTCCCAATGCCGGCCAGCATCAAACTCTCTATTTGATCATATTGCAGTTGTTATCCAATGGGCAATAACATTTGTATTTGAGTGGGAATATATTCATTAATCTAACAACTATTCATCAgcttataaaagggaaaattttatgtataggAGGAGCTGTGGTGGGGGGCACAAACCCTAAGTAAATTATTACGAAATGATAGATAATGCCGAGAGAAAAAGCTAGAAACCATTGAAATTTGATTACCAGTGAAGAGATTTACCTTTCACCAACTGAAATGCAATGCTCTGAGCTCCCATTTCCAGCAGAAACACAATCTCCATTGACCTGCGTAGAAATTATCCGATTTCGAAAAAATGGAAGCATCGAAGCAATAATaaacgaaaaaagaaaaaacccagGAAATAATTCGACTTCCTAGGGCTAAATAAGACGCAGAAATCGTGGGATTCGTACTCTCTATAGAACCCTAGCGGTGGGCCTGAAGAAAACCCTAGAACAAAAACCAGAATAACCGCAGAAATGCAGAAGAGTTACACAGGAATAAGTGGCGGATGGTAACAGATCTGTGGGTTCGACCAAAACGGAGTTGGTTCGTAGAAAATTTAACCTACCTGGAACAGCGGAGAAGGAGGCGGAGGAGTTGACGGCGGCGAGAAACTCATGACGTCCCAGGGCGACTGATTCAGCTGACAAACATGAGTCTGAAGGAGGGTCCCGGGCTTGAGAGACGAGGTCGCATAGATTAACGGAGAAATCTTGGCGTGCTTGCGTATCCTCATGGCGGTGCGAGAGGTTTTTACCGGGGGAGTGGCGGAGGGAGGGAAGGAGTGAGAGGGGGCCGTCGAGCACGATGAAAGTAGATCCAAAAGttgctttgtttttcttattattgtattttcccactctctctctctctctatatatatatagatttatacATAGAAGAAGTTGTATGTATTCATTTGAGTATAgagatttaaataaatacttttaactaatttatttttattttattacatggGTGCTGCAGTGGTCTTAACTCTTACCACACAACTCCTACTCCTGGTCCCGCCTCCCATTCACCGCTTCAatctatttccttttctttttcccccttcTTTGGTGTATTTGTTtatgaaaatcataaaaaataaattattttttatactgcATGTCTACCGAGACGACGCCGTTCTGAAATTTGTCATGGTCTTCGTcataaccaaaatatttatcatatttttaatatgggTGAATTACGACAAAATTTCTTGATCTGTTGAcgtaattatgaatatcatgaaaaattactaatatctcctgatatttaataaaataatataatctttggatgaaaatttaaaattatcaactttactcttattaaattttttataaaaaaataaattgagtaatcataaaaaaaaaatcacacgAGATTTGtagaaaattgtaaattgtataaaaattgtttagttagtcaataaaaaaaattaaaattaagtaaactaaaattttttagtaCACAAAAGCATTTTAATCATTGTACCATAAAAGaatgatgaaaaattagtAATGACTAACGAATTTGGCTAGTTGTTATACGGATGGTGATATTagggaatatttataattttacaaataataaaataatatttttaattatgtcaaacctcatgaaaggttgttgtaatttactcttctACTAATATCTTAagtatttaccataatttttagtcgTGGCCTATTTTTTGATCTCATCTATTGAAAGAACGACCAATACTTATTGCGTGACAgtggttaatatttttacttttaaaataataattaattatgacaagaaattttgaatttatcgGTTTTTGAGTTTAtgtggaaataaaatatatttaaaatatatatattataataacgCAGACACCCAAAgtgaaagaatatatttaatttttatttattaattttgtgacGTTAACAAATTTATTCTATACCAAACTTATAAGCGTCTTTAAAGCACACCAACTCCACACAGTATATACCCCGAACCCGCTCTGTTGGTGTGGATCTTGAATATGTATACGGGTCCCGAGACCCGTTTTGAGTTCTCGGGTTTCCGAATCCATCTTGCCAAATTTCGGATCTCAGATCTAAGGAAGCATTGACGGGTTTGGATCTCGGTTTTTACCAAATTCGTCATACACTCACGTCTCAATCCATTGCCATTTTTCATGTAACtattaactttattttcatttttactttcaattttcaatattttttaatgtttgaaaatgctttattagtttttatgccataaatgaaaatatgtttgaattttatgttttcaaatCTAGATTTATTGATGTGAGAAACGAGAATCTATGTGCATTTGATttgctatattattattttgtaaatattatattttgaatatataatgtaatattaaatttattttttaaaaaataaacatgacATGACAGTATGTCAGGTCATGCCGTATGTATAGCTAAAGACATAAGAAATGATCAGGTCTCAAGAGATGGTTGGAAAAATGTGTTTTCAGTAATCTATGTTCCAAATTTTCATTGGAAATGGGCCATTTTCGATGAGATTGAgctaaaagataaattttcaaaatattgaaatagtgtaaaattggaaaatgacttttggaaataaaatcagaaaacTCCATTAAGTATTGACCATGtccaattaatatttattattattttatctatgaCTAAAATATCTGCCATTATTTTTAGCTGTAGATAATGTATCGGTCAAGCTTGTGAATACAACAGCTAATGACCGTTGCGCACCcatgatttaattagtattttctatgatttttaattttcattcataataattaattatatcgaaaagtcatatattttttctaatgcGAGGATATGGCCCGCTACAATAAAAGGCAGAATTCGATACGGATCAGCCGACCGTTCCAAATCTCATTCCATATTAGAACGAATTTTGAAACACATTAGGAACTGAACTTGGCAAATGACTTCATGATTCCCATTTTTTATGGGTCATCTTTTTGGAATGACCAAACCGTGCCAACATGTGTTCCAAAATAACAGTTGCAATGTCCGCTCCTACAACCGTTCCAATATAGTAACGGTAAATGGTTGGAACTCTATTTGGAACACattattagaattagggaTGGTCTTGAgttgaccgttcctatatgtgagacaattaatgtgaaattatatgtaatcattcctaatttttaggttaattaatttaaatcccctctaaaaagatgtaaaattatatttttcttaaaaaaaaaaaattacacttacacccccttaaaaaattcatgtttATACCTGACCCATTTTTTGTTAGAGTTTGGACGAacaatattgatattaacaaaaataaataaataacttgtaaatataatcattcatttaacattctcatgtggtacttttgtatttataagagaaaaaatataatgatattaacctcacctcatataaatatatgcatttatccctttataattacaaaaatatatatagaaatattaaaagatgggcaaaattaaaatatatgtaaattctttttgttagcATTAGCATTTTTCGTCTAAACTCTAACGGAAGGGTCTCAGGCGTAAAAGCAAGTTTCTTGAAagaggtgtaaatataatttcaaaaaaattttaaaataaaatataattttatatttttagagaggatttaaatataattaatcctaacttttaatttacaaCTTGGACGGAAGTGCCAAGAGTAGGTTACGTCCCATGCATTTATTTCGAGTATAGGAGAATTAACCATATTATAAggtattattaaaattcatatcaaaattaaaattttcatttattatatatgtgtataaaaaatgaagttatttgtaaaattgcaGTGTTTTGATCTTCAACCATCATATTGGAATCTTTAATGGAGTACTTgattttgcaacaaaataaCTGACATGggtattgtatttttttctaataaagtaaatgatttttacatttaattttaaacatatgatgataaattttatataatttactattgttttcaataaaatcagtTAATTGTTTTGGCattttggataaattgcataaacccCTCCCctgttttaaaaattcaattgaaaattCCTTTATGTTAAAAACATAGGCAAAAAATCCCCTATGTTTTTACAAATTGTGCATACTCTCCCCTTTCATTATTTAGGGTTTAACgacgttaatttttttatcgaaTTACCCGTTATACCCTTGTAATGATAGCCCTTGATcttaatagtaaaaaataaatggtttaattttaaaataacctaaatatatagtttttatttattaatatacaattatacatataagtatataaatatactatacatatatttttttatttatatagatacAGTTATACAATATATGTACACATAAAGGCGACGATGCTATGTGGTGGCGATGCATTGCCCCAAAGCTCTATGGGCTGCGATACATCACTGCCCAAAATTAGGGAGTCGACGCATCGCTGTCAAAATCTTATGAGAGGCGAGAGGAAGCAACCGACACCCTTCAAAGGCGTCGCCCCCCAATTTACTCATTTAGGCGACCGATTGCCACCCGAGCAAAGTGGGCGACGGATGACCGCCATCAATGGTGGGTGACGAGGGAAGGCAAGAAGGaggcaaaaaaattattttaattttttaaaataaagtagaaataaaatgataaaatatattattataaattaataatatataattaatttatataattatattatatatttaatctaattaataatatataattaaaacaattaagttatagttataattatataaagattttaatttagaaaagtgaattttagtatatttacattttttgtattatgaattttcaacttaaatttcaattttttaaaaattgtatattattggtgttttaattaaataatattttaaattaattaataatatatgatctattaatattacaaaaaaggGGTGTAATGGACATTTTGTACACTTTAGAGTAACTttcaaacatataaaaaatgaagcccACTCGAACAATTCCCGAGTGTCAAAACAGTCTCCTATAGTTTCTAACACATAGGGAGgggtttttattaaataacaaaagaagTTTTTCGTTTATAAAGTTAGCACGGGGGTTGTCGCGCTATTTTACCAAAATACAGGGGCGTGTtgtgcaatttacccttttccatcattatttaatactCCATATCAAGGCACGAGGCAATcgtatgtaaataataattaaaactttatACTATAAGCTAGAAAAATGAGTAattggtaaaaataaatttaaattgtattactaactaaattatctcaaatatatttatctaaatttgtatttaaatataaaattaaaaacaatgaatattttgataaatataaatagttacggaccaatttttttaaaaaagcacCGTCTCTTACCTGacaagataaaattgaaagaaattacTATGTGATTGGTCTCTTGAATTGTACACCAATCGCACGACAAGTGTGTTGCAGTTGCTATATAATTGGTTTAGATTCGACCAAATCAAGttcgaactaaaatttttcctacatttattctatattttattagatatttataattttgaaatattttaaatccctaattctttaaaattatttctataattaattttctggaattcaaattcatcaatttgaacGTGATCTCAACGGTTTctgttttatttgatttgtttttgtgCTATAGTCACAGCTTGTCGCATTTCTTCAACCAGCTCTACATACTTCGAggagtgtgtgtgcgtgtgaggAGATAATGCGATTGGTGGTGACAAGGACAGTTGCTTTTGGGCCACGTGGAATTGGGCCTTGTGCTTTCATGAATCCAACCAGCAACAGATAAACTCAAATTTGGAGCCTTGTGACTTGTTTGGCACTCTTGTGGACCCTTTCTTTCTacttctcttgtttttctctttaacAAAACAAACTGGTCATAACAAAACTTTACCTTAaacaagtaataaaataatatgtataacatcaactttaatattaaataaaagcaacaaaacataaataaataatttattaaattgattgaaaacttctcttatatatatatatatataacaaattcCAGATAACTattctttcatgattttaaattaattttaaattataaataattttcaaaataaatgatcgATCAAAATCCACATCGACTTTCAGAtacaatgacaaaaataagttattaaaactatataaaatcacagtacaaaaattttatacgTTCTATTGATTTTTTAGAGTGCACGTAAATAtgtgattttatataattttaaaataaaatattagagattTATAAGACAAACTTATGAAAATATGCAACTTATGTTTGTTAGAATATTAAGTAATACttaactataatatttataaaaaaaatgtaataattatattgaaaaatatcactattagtattttatagaatacaaaatccatttaaaaaaattaataaaatatttataaaataaatattttaatattttcaaataaaatttacatatatatattaaaataaagggCTAAATTACAATggattcttttgaaatttgacataattataaatattttattattgattgaaaaattataaatactctttataACAATCGTGTAATAAATGTTCCCTCATAACAATTAATTGTAGAgggtatttgttaaacgacgagtcatttcaaataatatctaaagattttttaaataatataataatattcatagtta includes:
- the LOC105163443 gene encoding uncharacterized protein LOC105163443 — protein: MRIRKHAKISPLIYATSSLKPGTLLQTHVCQLNQSPWDVMSFSPPSTPPPPSPLFQVNGDCVSAGNGSSEHCISVGEREFDAGRHWEYSDDSTTVKAEEQPPARNQQIILCCKTDGKSWQCKREATKGNSLCEHHLSLVKNYNSLAHHAAKKPEKPAPPESRRRPRPKKASSSSNPYEFYYYSGFGPRWGKKRGDQSTCKNNGNCIVPKVVDDHEHEKEVSRRVDDNGDEFDYVEYEDDDEDNEELEERNGNGKKRMRKRIKARSLKSLM